The following coding sequences are from one Candidatus Nanopelagicus hibericus window:
- a CDS encoding aspartate aminotransferase family protein, whose amino-acid sequence MSNLENNPDKQAKVFADDRANVFHSWSAQAQISPMVVAGGAGSYFWDFTGKKYLDFSCQLVFTNIGHQHPKVISAIKAQADVLATVAPQHANEARNQAAKAIIEVANGNFQKVFFTNAGADGVENAVRMARLHTNKHKILSTYRSYHGNTGSAINATGDPRRFPNEFAFGHVHFWGPYLYRSAFWATNEAEECQRALEHLEQTIIFEGPKTIAAVLIESVPGTAGVLVPPAGYLDGLRALCDKYEILWIADEVMSGFGRTGKWFGFQHSKSTPDLIVFAKGVTSGYVPLGGVVIPEKIAKTFDERVFPGGLTYSGHPLACAAAVATIETMKSEKMVENAASIGEKILGPGLDNLAKKHQVMGDIRGAGVFWGIDMVSDQKSRQPLAPYGASSPKMNEIVATCKKNGLMPFNNFNRIHMVPPCNISESDAKLGLELLSKSLTEVGL is encoded by the coding sequence GTGAGTAATCTAGAAAACAATCCAGATAAGCAGGCGAAGGTATTTGCTGATGATCGTGCAAATGTATTTCACTCCTGGTCGGCGCAAGCTCAGATTTCACCAATGGTTGTTGCTGGTGGCGCCGGTTCCTATTTTTGGGATTTCACCGGCAAAAAATATCTAGATTTTTCCTGCCAATTAGTTTTCACCAATATTGGTCATCAACATCCAAAGGTAATCTCTGCGATTAAAGCGCAGGCTGATGTTTTGGCAACTGTGGCGCCACAACATGCAAATGAGGCAAGAAATCAAGCGGCAAAAGCAATTATTGAAGTAGCAAATGGAAATTTTCAGAAAGTTTTCTTTACCAATGCCGGCGCAGATGGTGTGGAAAATGCGGTCAGAATGGCAAGGCTGCATACAAATAAACATAAAATTTTATCTACCTATCGTTCCTATCACGGCAACACCGGCTCTGCGATTAATGCAACTGGGGATCCCAGAAGGTTTCCAAATGAGTTTGCATTTGGCCATGTGCACTTTTGGGGTCCATATCTTTATCGAAGTGCTTTTTGGGCAACCAATGAGGCTGAAGAGTGTCAGCGAGCATTAGAACATCTAGAGCAGACAATTATTTTTGAGGGACCAAAGACAATTGCAGCGGTACTGATCGAATCAGTTCCTGGAACCGCTGGTGTATTAGTACCACCTGCTGGATATCTAGATGGCTTGCGTGCATTATGCGATAAGTATGAAATCCTATGGATCGCAGATGAGGTTATGTCTGGCTTTGGTAGAACTGGTAAGTGGTTTGGCTTTCAGCACTCAAAATCAACTCCAGATTTAATTGTTTTTGCAAAAGGTGTTACCTCTGGATATGTGCCACTTGGTGGGGTAGTAATTCCAGAGAAAATAGCTAAAACATTTGATGAGCGAGTTTTTCCAGGCGGTCTTACCTACTCTGGCCATCCACTGGCTTGCGCAGCTGCAGTTGCCACAATTGAAACAATGAAGAGTGAGAAAATGGTTGAAAATGCAGCAAGTATTGGCGAGAAAATTCTGGGACCTGGATTAGATAATTTGGCTAAAAAACATCAAGTTATGGGAGATATTCGCGGTGCTGGAGTTTTCTGGGGGATAGATATGGTTTCAGATCAAAAGAGTCGCCAACCACTTGCACCATACGGTGCATCTAGTCCAAAGATGAATGAGATCGTGGCAACTTGTAAGAAGAATGGCTTGATGCCATTTAATAACTTCAACCGTATTCACATGGTGCCACCTTGCAATATCTCAGAAAGTGATGCAAAACTTGGCTTAGAGTTACTCTCGAAATCACTAACAGAGGTTGGTTTGTAG
- the prfB gene encoding peptide chain release factor 2 yields MAVRDYQGEISKIDLTLKSIEQVLNLPKLVATAADLEHQASVPNLWDDPQAAQVITSKLSRAQSTINKISGIRSRLDDLPVMVELANSEGDKAAAFKDIDKELDNLIQVINDLEVQTLLSGEYDERDALMTIRSEAGGVEAADWAQMLMRMYLRFCERNNYKVEVLETSYAEEAGIKSTTFRISSPYAYGRLSVEQGTHRLVRISPFDSQSRRHTSFAGVEVVPVVEQSDHIEIDEKDLRVDVYRSSGPGGQGVNTTDSAVRITHTPSGIVVSCQNERSQIQNRATAMAVLQSKLLERRRLAERAKMDALKGDNTGSWGNQMRSYVLAPYQMVKDLRTDYEVGNPSAVLDGDLDGFIEAGIKWRKGRE; encoded by the coding sequence ATGGCGGTGCGAGATTATCAAGGTGAGATAAGCAAAATTGATCTCACCCTTAAATCAATTGAACAGGTATTAAACCTGCCCAAATTGGTGGCAACTGCTGCAGATTTAGAGCACCAAGCCTCTGTGCCAAATCTTTGGGATGACCCACAAGCTGCGCAGGTAATCACCAGTAAATTATCCAGGGCGCAATCAACGATAAATAAAATCAGTGGAATTAGATCTAGATTAGATGATCTGCCAGTGATGGTTGAGTTAGCAAATAGTGAGGGTGATAAAGCAGCTGCCTTTAAAGATATTGATAAAGAGCTAGATAATCTCATTCAAGTTATTAATGATTTAGAGGTGCAAACATTATTAAGTGGTGAGTATGACGAGCGGGATGCGTTGATGACTATCAGATCTGAGGCTGGTGGAGTTGAGGCGGCTGATTGGGCGCAGATGTTAATGCGGATGTACTTAAGGTTTTGCGAACGAAACAATTACAAGGTTGAGGTGCTAGAAACCTCCTACGCTGAAGAGGCAGGGATTAAATCAACCACATTTCGTATTTCATCCCCTTACGCTTACGGCAGATTATCGGTAGAGCAGGGAACCCATCGCTTGGTTCGAATATCTCCATTTGATTCTCAATCACGTCGGCACACATCATTTGCTGGCGTGGAGGTAGTACCTGTGGTGGAGCAAAGTGATCATATTGAGATTGATGAAAAAGATTTAAGGGTTGATGTCTATCGTTCATCAGGTCCTGGTGGCCAAGGTGTTAATACCACCGACTCTGCTGTGCGTATTACCCACACTCCATCTGGGATTGTGGTCTCCTGCCAAAATGAAAGATCTCAAATTCAAAATCGGGCAACTGCAATGGCGGTATTGCAATCAAAATTATTGGAGCGACGAAGGTTGGCAGAACGGGCCAAGATGGATGCACTCAAAGGTGACAACACTGGCTCTTGGGGAAATCAAATGCGCTCTTATGTATTGGCGCCATACCAAATGGTAAAAGATTTGCGCACAGATTATGAGGTTGGTAATCCATCAGCTGTGCTAGATGGTGATTTAGATGGATTTATTGAGGCGGGTATTAAATGGCGCAAGGGGCGGGAGTAA
- the ftsE gene encoding cell division ATP-binding protein FtsE: MIRFENVTKLYPKQEKPALNAVNLEINKGEFVFLVGLSGSGKSTFLRLVLREERPTAGVIHVAGKELNTLANHKVPELRRQVGTVFQDFRLLPNKTVSENVAFTLHVLGYPNKQISREVPEVLELVGLEEKGDRKPSELSGGEQQRVAIARAYVSRPTILIADEPTGNLDPATSVGIMKLLDRINREGTTVVMATHDAGIVDQMRKRVIELEGGSVIRDQVRGVYGYTG, translated from the coding sequence TTGATTCGTTTTGAGAATGTAACCAAACTCTATCCCAAACAGGAAAAGCCAGCCTTAAATGCGGTAAACCTTGAAATAAATAAGGGCGAGTTTGTTTTCTTGGTTGGTCTATCTGGCTCTGGAAAATCAACCTTTCTAAGATTAGTTTTGCGGGAGGAACGTCCAACAGCTGGGGTAATTCATGTGGCTGGTAAGGAGTTAAACACTCTGGCCAACCATAAAGTGCCAGAGTTACGACGTCAGGTGGGAACTGTATTTCAAGATTTCAGGTTACTGCCAAATAAAACCGTTTCTGAAAATGTCGCTTTCACCTTGCATGTCCTTGGCTATCCAAATAAACAAATTAGCCGAGAGGTGCCAGAGGTATTGGAGTTGGTTGGGCTTGAGGAAAAAGGTGATCGCAAACCAAGTGAATTATCAGGTGGTGAGCAGCAACGAGTGGCGATTGCTAGGGCCTATGTTTCTCGGCCAACAATTTTGATTGCAGATGAACCAACTGGAAATCTAGATCCTGCCACCTCGGTTGGGATTATGAAATTACTAGATCGGATCAACCGTGAGGGAACCACGGTAGTGATGGCAACCCATGATGCTGGAATTGTTGATCAAATGCGAAAGCGAGTAATTGAGTTGGAGGGTGGCTCGGTAATTCGAGACCAAGTCCGTGGTGTCTATGGCTATACCGGTTAA
- the ftsX gene encoding permease-like cell division protein FtsX, protein MRAKFVMSEVGIGLRRNLTMTFAVVITVAISLSLLGVGLLANSQVRVMKDYWYDKIEVSIFLCGSLSEGSSCAKGVITQEQKIGIQRDLQALPVVQEVFYESQSEAFKRFQERFEGSAIAQNVTPDQLPESFRVKLKDPTKFAVIESAFAGRPGVDIVQDQQAILEKFFRLLGVLRNGALAIGAASVLTAALLISNTLRLAAFNRRRETGVMKLVGASSFSIQLPFLLEGVFAALFGWVFSVGVLAGFKAVVDSRVAPLLTFTNYFTWQDVWVASAWLLLTGLVVSSIASVITLRKYLKV, encoded by the coding sequence ATGCGCGCTAAATTCGTAATGAGTGAGGTGGGCATTGGCCTGCGCCGAAATCTAACTATGACCTTTGCAGTGGTAATTACGGTAGCAATCTCATTGTCATTACTTGGTGTTGGCTTACTTGCCAACTCGCAGGTACGGGTAATGAAGGATTACTGGTATGACAAGATAGAGGTTTCAATATTTCTATGTGGCTCACTCTCTGAAGGTTCATCTTGCGCCAAGGGAGTAATTACCCAAGAGCAAAAAATAGGAATTCAACGAGATCTCCAAGCACTTCCTGTCGTGCAAGAAGTTTTCTATGAATCACAATCTGAAGCATTTAAACGTTTTCAAGAGAGATTTGAAGGATCAGCGATTGCGCAAAATGTCACACCTGATCAGCTACCAGAATCTTTTAGGGTAAAACTTAAAGATCCCACAAAGTTTGCGGTAATAGAAAGCGCCTTTGCCGGCCGTCCTGGTGTTGATATTGTGCAGGACCAACAAGCGATCTTAGAAAAATTCTTTAGATTACTTGGAGTACTAAGAAATGGTGCCTTGGCAATTGGCGCCGCATCAGTACTTACCGCAGCTTTATTGATTAGTAACACCCTGCGCCTAGCCGCCTTTAACCGCAGAAGGGAGACTGGGGTAATGAAATTAGTAGGTGCCTCTAGTTTTTCTATCCAACTTCCATTTTTATTAGAGGGCGTATTTGCCGCCTTATTTGGTTGGGTATTTTCAGTTGGCGTATTAGCTGGCTTTAAAGCGGTGGTTGATTCTAGGGTGGCACCACTTTTGACATTTACCAATTACTTCACCTGGCAGGATGTTTGGGTGGCATCTGCTTGGTTGCTGCTTACTGGATTAGTAGTCTCATCAATTGCCTCAGTAATTACCCTTCGTAAATATTTAAAGGTGTAA
- the smpB gene encoding SsrA-binding protein SmpB — MVKELGRKVIAQNKSARHDYFIEEVYECGLVLTGTEVKSLRAGRASLTDGYAMARDGEIWVSGIHIPEYNQGSWTNHTPRRDRKLLLNRREIAQIIGVIKQGGLTLIPLSLYFKDGKAKVEIAVAKGKKAHDKRNTLMEQQMTREVNRELSRRKSGKSTATSKRKKSDADYD, encoded by the coding sequence ATGGTCAAGGAGTTAGGCAGAAAAGTAATTGCCCAAAACAAAAGCGCTCGCCATGATTATTTTATTGAAGAGGTCTATGAGTGCGGGCTGGTATTAACTGGCACTGAGGTCAAATCTTTAAGAGCTGGCCGTGCCTCATTAACAGATGGTTATGCGATGGCTAGAGATGGCGAGATCTGGGTAAGTGGCATTCATATTCCTGAGTACAACCAAGGCTCTTGGACCAACCACACCCCACGTAGGGATCGAAAGCTGTTGCTTAATCGCCGGGAGATTGCGCAGATTATTGGCGTGATCAAACAAGGTGGATTGACATTGATCCCACTCTCACTTTACTTCAAAGATGGCAAGGCAAAGGTTGAGATTGCAGTTGCTAAGGGTAAGAAGGCACATGACAAGCGAAATACATTGATGGAGCAACAGATGACCCGTGAGGTTAATCGAGAGTTATCACGGCGTAAATCTGGCAAAAGTACGGCTACAAGTAAGCGCAAAAAATCAGATGCTGATTACGATTAG
- a CDS encoding phosphatase, with protein sequence MESLALLATLIISLTVLGGPISLALTFLPQRLLPLAVIKVLAFLIALIAVFFGIALVVSVNSIGARIMGSFGVITAATAIYRIIKVIPKK encoded by the coding sequence ATGGAATCACTAGCACTGCTTGCTACTTTGATTATCTCGTTAACTGTTTTAGGTGGGCCAATCTCATTGGCACTTACTTTTTTGCCACAAAGATTGCTACCACTTGCCGTAATTAAGGTCCTTGCATTTTTAATTGCACTAATAGCAGTATTTTTCGGAATTGCCCTAGTTGTTAGCGTTAATTCAATTGGTGCAAGAATCATGGGCAGCTTTGGAGTCATTACTGCTGCTACTGCGATCTATCGAATAATAAAAGTAATTCCAAAAAAATAA
- the aceE gene encoding pyruvate dehydrogenase (acetyl-transferring), homodimeric type, translating into MTKPPFRRENKGVSENFKAPDHLVDQLVDTDPNESAEWQQSFDAVLKNAGPVRARYLMLSLLQRANEKNVGVSGLRTTDYINTIPPALEPTFPGDEYLERRIRAFIRWNAAVMVHRAQRPGVGVGGHISTYASSASLYEVGFNHFFRGKEHAGGGDQIFFQGHASPGMYARAFMEGRLTQKQLDGFRQELSHDGGGLSSYPHPRLMPNFWEFPTVSMGIGPINAIYQARFNRYLHARGFKDTSDQNVWAFLGDGEIDEPETLSAISLAAREGLDNLTFVVNCNLQRLDGPVRGNGKIIQELESVFGGAGWNVIKVVWGREWDPLLTADREGALVDLMNKTPDGDFQTFKSENGAFVRENFFGRDPRTAAMVSSWSDEEIWNLKRGGHDYQKLYAAYKAATEHNGRPTVILAKTIKGWTLGSHFEARNSTHQMKKMTLEDLKNFRDRLFIPLKDEEIDAKLPPYCHPGIDSPEYQYMMDRRKELGGFLPARRSVSKPLPQPKDESYESVKRGSGAQEVATTMAFVRLLKDLLKDPGIGKRFVPIIPDEARTFGMDSLFPTLKIYSPQGQGYTAVDRELMLSYKESKEGVILHEGINEAGSVASFTAVGSSYSTHNEPMIPIYIFYSMFGFQRTGDSFWAASDQLVRGFVLGATAGRTTLNGEGLQHEDGHSILLASTNPAVISYDPAFGYELGHIVKDGLKRMYGENSENVYYYLTVYNEPYVQPAQPDNLDVEGLLKGIYLLKKPLRWRRKKVALLASGVAVNWAIKAQKLLNDDFGIAATIYSVTSWNELRRDGLAVDRHNLLNPDKKVSAFITKKLKKESGPVIAVSDFMRSVQDQIAPWVKQPFYSLGTDGFGLSDTRGALRRHFKVDAESIAVAALSQLHKEGLVSKRKVKKAISKYQINDVTAAEAGNTEGSG; encoded by the coding sequence ATGACCAAACCCCCCTTTAGGAGAGAGAATAAGGGAGTGAGTGAAAACTTTAAGGCCCCAGACCACTTGGTGGACCAATTAGTTGATACCGATCCAAATGAGAGCGCCGAGTGGCAACAATCCTTTGATGCAGTCTTAAAAAACGCGGGTCCTGTCAGAGCTCGTTACTTGATGCTTTCATTACTACAACGAGCAAATGAAAAAAATGTTGGTGTCTCAGGACTTCGTACCACTGATTACATAAACACAATTCCACCAGCACTTGAGCCAACTTTTCCCGGGGATGAGTATTTAGAGCGACGCATCCGGGCATTTATTAGATGGAACGCAGCGGTGATGGTGCATCGTGCGCAACGACCTGGTGTTGGTGTTGGCGGACATATTTCAACCTACGCATCTAGTGCATCTTTATATGAGGTTGGTTTTAATCACTTCTTCCGTGGCAAAGAGCATGCAGGTGGTGGGGATCAAATATTTTTCCAAGGACATGCATCCCCTGGCATGTATGCCAGAGCATTTATGGAAGGCCGCCTTACCCAAAAGCAATTAGATGGTTTCCGCCAAGAGTTATCACATGATGGTGGCGGATTATCTTCCTATCCACATCCAAGGTTGATGCCAAATTTTTGGGAGTTTCCAACTGTTTCCATGGGTATTGGTCCAATTAATGCAATTTATCAAGCAAGATTTAATCGTTATTTACACGCCCGCGGCTTTAAAGATACTAGTGATCAAAATGTTTGGGCATTTTTAGGAGATGGTGAGATTGATGAGCCAGAGACATTAAGCGCTATCTCATTAGCTGCGCGAGAAGGTTTAGATAACTTAACCTTTGTAGTTAATTGTAATCTTCAAAGATTAGATGGACCGGTCCGGGGTAATGGCAAGATTATTCAAGAGTTGGAATCTGTATTTGGTGGAGCAGGTTGGAATGTAATCAAAGTTGTTTGGGGCAGGGAGTGGGATCCACTCTTAACTGCAGATCGCGAGGGCGCCCTAGTTGATTTGATGAACAAGACCCCTGATGGGGATTTTCAAACCTTTAAATCAGAGAATGGCGCATTTGTAAGAGAGAATTTCTTTGGTAGAGATCCAAGAACTGCTGCGATGGTCTCATCTTGGAGTGATGAAGAGATTTGGAATCTAAAACGTGGTGGCCATGATTATCAAAAACTATACGCTGCGTATAAAGCAGCTACTGAACACAATGGCAGGCCTACCGTAATTTTGGCAAAGACTATTAAGGGCTGGACTTTAGGTTCACATTTTGAGGCAAGAAACTCCACCCACCAGATGAAGAAGATGACGTTGGAGGATTTAAAGAACTTTAGAGATCGCTTATTTATACCGTTAAAGGATGAAGAGATTGATGCCAAGTTGCCGCCTTACTGTCACCCAGGCATTGATTCACCTGAGTACCAGTACATGATGGATCGGCGCAAAGAGTTAGGTGGCTTTTTGCCAGCTAGGAGATCAGTTTCCAAACCATTGCCACAGCCAAAAGATGAAAGTTATGAATCGGTAAAACGAGGCTCTGGCGCCCAAGAGGTTGCCACCACTATGGCATTTGTTAGATTATTAAAAGATTTACTCAAAGATCCAGGAATCGGTAAGCGATTTGTGCCGATCATTCCAGATGAGGCAAGGACCTTTGGTATGGATTCTTTATTTCCAACACTTAAAATTTACTCACCGCAAGGTCAGGGATACACCGCGGTTGATCGTGAATTGATGCTCTCTTATAAAGAATCCAAAGAGGGTGTGATCTTGCATGAAGGAATTAATGAGGCGGGCTCAGTTGCCTCCTTCACTGCAGTTGGCTCCTCCTACTCAACCCATAATGAACCGATGATTCCGATTTATATTTTCTACTCCATGTTTGGCTTCCAACGCACTGGTGATTCATTTTGGGCGGCAAGTGATCAATTAGTAAGAGGTTTTGTCTTGGGTGCAACCGCAGGGCGAACCACACTAAATGGTGAGGGCTTACAGCATGAGGATGGTCATTCAATATTGCTGGCCTCAACTAATCCAGCTGTTATCTCCTATGACCCAGCATTTGGTTATGAGTTAGGCCATATTGTTAAAGATGGTCTAAAGAGAATGTATGGTGAAAACAGTGAGAATGTTTACTACTACCTAACTGTTTATAACGAGCCGTATGTGCAGCCAGCCCAGCCAGATAATCTTGATGTAGAGGGTTTATTAAAAGGTATTTATCTACTTAAGAAACCACTTAGATGGCGACGTAAGAAGGTAGCACTCCTTGCCTCTGGAGTTGCGGTTAATTGGGCGATCAAAGCACAAAAACTACTAAATGATGATTTTGGGATTGCAGCAACTATTTACTCCGTCACCTCTTGGAATGAGCTGCGCCGTGATGGGCTAGCAGTTGATCGACATAATCTATTAAATCCAGATAAGAAAGTAAGTGCCTTTATTACTAAGAAATTAAAGAAGGAATCTGGCCCAGTAATTGCAGTCAGTGATTTTATGAGATCGGTTCAAGATCAAATAGCCCCATGGGTTAAGCAACCTTTCTACTCACTTGGCACAGATGGCTTTGGCTTATCCGATACCCGTGGCGCACTTCGTCGTCACTTTAAAGTTGATGCTGAGTCCATTGCAGTTGCAGCGCTATCTCAACTACATAAAGAGGGATTGGTAAGTAAGCGTAAGGTGAAGAAAGCTATAAGTAAGTATCAGATTAATGATGTCACAGCAGCTGAGGCTGGAAATACTGAAGGTTCTGGGTAA
- a CDS encoding DUF3052 domain-containing protein — MNSALAPDATVERLGIKADQLILEVGFDQSDCDQTIRAAINAKSGNQFLDATAQEVVDAVILWWRDGDGDLVDELVDALTYLSEDGPIWLFTPKVGRAGYVEASDIQDAAPTAGLSQTTSFPACADWSATRLVARHAGSNKKKSK; from the coding sequence ATGAACTCAGCACTGGCACCTGATGCCACCGTTGAACGGCTTGGCATAAAAGCAGATCAACTAATTCTTGAGGTTGGTTTTGACCAATCAGATTGTGATCAAACAATACGTGCTGCAATTAATGCAAAGAGTGGCAATCAATTTTTAGATGCCACAGCGCAAGAGGTTGTCGATGCGGTAATTCTTTGGTGGCGAGATGGTGATGGTGATTTAGTAGATGAGTTAGTAGATGCCCTTACATATCTAAGTGAGGATGGTCCAATCTGGCTCTTCACACCAAAGGTTGGCAGGGCTGGGTATGTTGAAGCAAGTGATATTCAAGATGCCGCCCCCACCGCAGGACTTTCTCAAACCACCTCCTTTCCAGCTTGTGCAGATTGGTCTGCCACCAGATTAGTTGCTCGTCACGCTGGCAGCAATAAAAAGAAAAGTAAGTAA
- a CDS encoding peroxiredoxin: MALAIGNAAPDFELVNQHGEKISLSSFKGKKNVVLVFYPFAFSGICTGELCALRDDLSAFQNDNVELMAISCDPMYANKVFAEQEGYKFQVLSDFWPHGEATKAYGIFEESRGCAKRGTYIIGKDGNLKWQIVNGLGDARNLVEYKAALSAL, from the coding sequence ATGGCGCTCGCAATAGGAAATGCTGCCCCAGATTTTGAATTAGTAAACCAACATGGTGAGAAGATCTCACTCTCATCCTTTAAGGGCAAGAAAAATGTAGTGCTAGTTTTTTATCCATTTGCCTTCTCCGGCATCTGCACAGGTGAGCTTTGCGCATTACGTGATGATCTATCAGCCTTTCAAAATGATAATGTTGAATTAATGGCGATCTCATGTGATCCGATGTATGCAAATAAAGTATTTGCTGAGCAAGAAGGATATAAATTCCAAGTACTCTCTGATTTTTGGCCACATGGTGAAGCCACTAAGGCTTATGGCATATTTGAAGAGAGTAGAGGTTGTGCTAAACGCGGCACATATATCATCGGTAAAGATGGCAATTTAAAGTGGCAAATTGTTAATGGCCTTGGTGATGCTCGAAATCTTGTTGAATATAAGGCAGCACTTTCAGCCTTATAA